A DNA window from Actinokineospora baliensis contains the following coding sequences:
- a CDS encoding GbsR/MarR family transcriptional regulator, producing MTDDPVAHYVERFALLLSDAGMPRMPARVFTRLLVNDSGKASATELAQALQVSPAAISGAVRYLEHVGMITRGRDPGQRRDHYAVPDDAWYEAIMNRDKVLSAWSSAMADGAKLLGEDSPAGKRMATSNRFFEFLRQEMDEMLDRWRAQR from the coding sequence GTGACAGACGACCCGGTGGCGCACTACGTCGAGCGGTTCGCGCTGCTCCTGTCGGACGCGGGCATGCCGAGGATGCCCGCCCGGGTGTTCACCCGGCTGCTGGTCAACGACTCGGGCAAGGCGAGCGCGACCGAGTTGGCCCAAGCGCTGCAGGTGAGCCCAGCGGCCATCTCCGGTGCTGTGCGCTACCTGGAGCACGTGGGCATGATTACCCGTGGCCGCGACCCAGGTCAGCGCCGCGACCACTACGCCGTGCCCGACGATGCCTGGTACGAAGCCATCATGAACCGCGACAAGGTGCTTAGCGCCTGGTCATCGGCCATGGCCGACGGCGCCAAGCTGCTCGGCGAAGACAGCCCCGCAGGCAAGCGGATGGCAACGAGCAACCGGTTCTTCGAGTTCTTGCGCCAAGAGATGGACGAGATGCTCGACAGGTGGCGCGCGCAGCGCTAG
- a CDS encoding thioester domain-containing protein, which translates to MGSRWKVAAAAVSFAAVAGALAVSPASADKVTGTLQPTTAEDTGFVVRLVKPGVAGHEDLTPYLFRLTLSDGSKLAVYCVGADIDWSFEPDVMSEVPWGDYPDATSPFKANAKKINWVLHHGYPNLSLTQLNDLGLDTNADGIELEEAISATQAALWHFSDGVDLDRDEPVQRGNHDSDKDVLALYDYLTGTDNTGIDEWVVGDLKVSPSTLSGEVGTLIGPFKVTTNGTVTKLEDTLPDGVEVTDAQGKVLAAGDIKNGTEFYVKVPPGTAAGNGGIKISGDSPKREVGRLFTGKTAAGEEAQPLIVAGSETKPLTAEAKADWKARPTTPPSSTTETTPPTTTVPPTTTTTVAPIPQPSPGLPDTGASILVPALVGLGLLGGGAGALLYARHRRRAA; encoded by the coding sequence ATGGGGAGTCGTTGGAAGGTGGCCGCGGCCGCTGTGTCGTTCGCCGCGGTCGCGGGGGCGCTCGCCGTCTCGCCCGCGTCGGCCGACAAGGTCACCGGCACGTTGCAGCCGACGACGGCGGAGGACACCGGCTTCGTGGTCCGGCTGGTCAAGCCGGGTGTCGCGGGGCACGAGGACCTCACCCCGTACCTGTTCCGGCTCACCCTCTCCGACGGCTCCAAGCTCGCGGTGTACTGCGTCGGCGCCGACATCGACTGGAGCTTCGAGCCCGACGTGATGTCCGAGGTCCCCTGGGGTGACTACCCGGACGCGACCTCGCCGTTCAAGGCGAACGCCAAGAAGATCAACTGGGTGCTGCACCACGGCTACCCGAACCTGTCGCTGACCCAGCTCAACGACCTCGGCCTCGACACCAACGCCGACGGCATCGAGCTCGAGGAGGCCATCTCGGCCACCCAGGCGGCGCTCTGGCACTTCAGCGACGGCGTCGACCTCGACCGCGACGAGCCGGTCCAGCGCGGCAACCACGACTCCGACAAGGACGTGCTCGCCCTCTACGACTACCTCACCGGGACCGACAACACCGGCATCGACGAGTGGGTCGTCGGCGACCTGAAGGTCTCCCCTTCGACACTGTCCGGCGAGGTCGGCACGCTGATCGGCCCGTTCAAGGTGACCACCAACGGCACCGTCACCAAGCTCGAGGACACCCTGCCCGACGGTGTCGAGGTCACCGACGCCCAGGGCAAGGTGCTGGCCGCTGGTGACATCAAGAACGGCACCGAGTTCTACGTGAAGGTGCCGCCGGGCACCGCCGCGGGCAACGGTGGGATCAAGATCTCGGGTGACTCGCCCAAGCGCGAGGTCGGCCGCCTGTTCACCGGCAAGACCGCCGCGGGCGAGGAGGCCCAGCCGCTGATCGTGGCCGGTTCGGAGACCAAGCCGCTGACCGCGGAGGCCAAGGCGGACTGGAAGGCCCGCCCGACCACCCCGCCGTCGTCGACCACCGAGACCACCCCGCCGACCACCACGGTCCCGCCGACCACGACCACCACGGTCGCCCCGATCCCGCAGCCCAGCCCGGGCCTGCCGGACACCGGCGCCTCGATCCTGGTGCCCGCGCTGGTCGGTCTCGGCCTGCTCGGTGGTGGCGCAGGCGCTCTGCTCTACGCCCGGCACCGCCGCCGCGCTGCCTAA
- a CDS encoding SRPBCC family protein: MVERQRTFAFEISTSSSANASTLFALVSDGNRWSEWARPVVVESFMEREGDPAPGGVGAVRVLGRKPVLVREETVEYEQDRRHAYVLRSASPVRDYRGEVTLVPRDGGGTDLVWRISFVERVPGTGSVLRAGLRTFIQDLAKRLVQAAER; this comes from the coding sequence ATGGTCGAGCGCCAGCGCACCTTCGCCTTCGAGATCAGCACGAGCAGCAGCGCCAACGCGTCCACCCTGTTCGCCTTGGTCTCCGACGGCAACCGGTGGTCGGAATGGGCGCGCCCGGTGGTGGTGGAGTCGTTCATGGAGCGTGAGGGCGATCCCGCTCCCGGCGGCGTCGGCGCCGTGCGGGTCCTGGGGCGCAAGCCGGTCCTCGTGCGGGAGGAGACCGTCGAGTACGAACAGGACCGCAGGCACGCCTATGTGCTGCGGTCCGCGTCGCCGGTCCGGGACTATAGGGGCGAAGTCACCCTCGTTCCCCGCGATGGTGGCGGCACCGACCTGGTGTGGCGGATCAGCTTCGTCGAGCGTGTCCCTGGCACCGGCTCGGTCCTACGCGCGGGATTGCGCACCTTCATCCAGGATCTGGCCAAGAGGCTGGTCCAGGCCGCCGAGCGCTAG
- a CDS encoding DUF885 domain-containing protein: MTTADDRVLALADELLDLQLTAEPLGATLLGVPGYDDRLADATEGTAIAQRAAAVDIAARAHLVEAVSAENAVTAKVIAQQAEAIVDKVDARMVEYTISDIFVGPAASLLTFLPMVVLPDAERGQAYLSRLRQVPEHLEQVAERHRAGIAAGRVPVRKLVDSAVAHLDRYLGAGLTADPLLAQQLAGDDNGFAAERERVVADVVRPAFAAYRSLLIDEIAQHGRPEDRPGLCALPGGDEAYAALSRVHTTTDRTPEQLHQTGLDIIANLREEYAELGSRVFGVSDQAEVFQRLITDPALRWRDADELLEHARAAIERAEEAAPRWFGRLPGQRCRVEPVPAAEAPGGPAAYYMQPSLDGLRPGVYYANTDRAHERDRFLAEVTAFHEAVPGHHFQLTIAMELSDLPLLRRLADVNAYAEGWGLYTERLAEEMGLYSDDVARFGMLAMDSMRAGRLVVDTGLHAKGWSREQAVDYLRANTPLSALEIGNEVDRYIAYPGQALSYMVGRLEIQRVRAEAEARLGDRFDIRAFHDLVLCGGPLPLKVLDEVVTAWTGV, encoded by the coding sequence ATGACGACTGCCGACGACCGCGTGCTCGCGCTCGCCGACGAGCTGTTGGACCTGCAGTTGACCGCCGAGCCGCTCGGGGCGACCCTGCTCGGCGTCCCCGGCTACGACGACCGGCTCGCCGACGCCACCGAGGGTACGGCGATCGCCCAGCGCGCCGCCGCTGTCGACATCGCCGCGCGCGCCCACCTGGTCGAGGCGGTCAGCGCGGAGAACGCCGTCACCGCCAAGGTCATCGCCCAGCAGGCCGAGGCGATCGTCGACAAGGTCGACGCCCGGATGGTCGAGTACACGATCAGCGACATCTTCGTGGGCCCGGCGGCCTCGCTGTTGACCTTCCTGCCGATGGTGGTGCTCCCCGACGCCGAGCGCGGTCAGGCCTACCTGAGCCGGTTGCGCCAGGTCCCCGAGCACCTCGAGCAGGTCGCCGAGCGCCACCGCGCCGGGATCGCCGCGGGTCGGGTGCCGGTGCGCAAGCTGGTCGACTCGGCCGTTGCCCACCTCGACCGCTACCTGGGTGCGGGGCTCACCGCGGATCCGCTGCTCGCGCAGCAGTTGGCGGGAGACGACAACGGGTTCGCCGCTGAACGCGAGCGCGTGGTCGCTGACGTTGTCCGTCCCGCCTTCGCGGCCTATAGGTCACTGCTGATCGACGAGATCGCCCAGCACGGTAGGCCTGAGGACCGTCCTGGCCTCTGTGCGTTGCCGGGTGGCGACGAGGCTTACGCAGCTCTATCGCGCGTGCACACCACCACGGACCGCACACCGGAGCAGCTGCACCAGACCGGTCTGGACATCATCGCGAACCTACGCGAGGAGTACGCCGAGCTGGGGTCTCGCGTCTTCGGCGTCTCAGACCAAGCTGAGGTCTTCCAGCGGCTCATCACCGACCCCGCGCTGCGCTGGCGCGACGCCGACGAGCTCCTAGAGCACGCCAGGGCCGCCATTGAGCGAGCCGAAGAGGCCGCGCCGCGCTGGTTCGGCCGGTTGCCCGGGCAGCGCTGCCGGGTCGAACCCGTTCCCGCCGCCGAGGCGCCTGGTGGCCCCGCCGCGTACTACATGCAGCCGTCCCTCGACGGCCTGCGCCCCGGCGTCTACTACGCCAACACCGACCGCGCTCACGAGCGCGACAGGTTCCTGGCCGAGGTCACGGCGTTCCACGAGGCGGTCCCCGGCCACCACTTCCAGCTCACCATCGCCATGGAGCTCTCGGATCTGCCGCTGCTGCGCAGGCTCGCCGACGTCAACGCCTACGCCGAGGGGTGGGGCCTCTACACCGAGCGCCTCGCGGAGGAGATGGGCCTCTACTCCGACGACGTCGCCCGCTTCGGGATGCTCGCCATGGACTCCATGCGCGCGGGCAGGCTCGTGGTGGACACCGGTCTGCACGCCAAGGGCTGGAGCCGCGAGCAGGCCGTCGACTACCTGCGCGCGAACACCCCGCTGTCCGCGCTGGAGATCGGCAACGAGGTCGACCGCTACATCGCCTACCCGGGCCAGGCGTTGTCGTACATGGTCGGCAGGCTCGAGATCCAGCGGGTCCGCGCCGAGGCGGAGGCCAGGCTGGGCGACCGGTTCGACATCCGCGCGTTCCACGACCTGGTCCTGTGCGGCGGCCCGCTGCCGCTCAAGGTCCTCGACGAGGTCGTCACCGCCTGGACGGGCGTCTGA
- a CDS encoding ABC transporter permease, with product MTGIAGTWPLIRLALRRDRVILPIWIVVLSVIPGSTVSAYEQLYPTAAARASLNAGTGSNPSVAVLYGPAFDLSTPGGWSAWRYGSFLALFIGLFAIFTVTRHTRAEEDSGRLELLGSAVVGRYAALTAGMVIAGASSLLIGVLIAAGMAGAGLPAAGAFTLGLAIAGTGLVFTAIAGVTAQLTEYSRSANGIATTILGAAFLLRALGDSTPSASWVSWLSPLAWPQQARPFVADKWWVFLLATGVAAVIAAVAYRLVPLRDIGAGLWPSRPGPASAPKSLSSPWGLAWRLQRGSLLGWTAAVVVMGVIFGAIADGIGGLVGDSEQVKQIMERMGGTQGLVDAYLSAIIGLFGMLGAVYAVQAALRMRSEETATHAESVLATAVGRAQWAGSHLAFAVLGPVVLLAASGLSAGLAHGLRAGDIGHQLSHTLAASMAQLPAVWVVAGIAALLYGAWPKLAVAGSWTVVAVAVLLALYGPVIGLAQAVLDVSPFVHVPKLQPGTEFVATPLFWLTGVAVVAVAAGLTTFRRRDIG from the coding sequence ATGACCGGGATAGCCGGGACGTGGCCTCTTATCCGGCTCGCGCTGCGCCGCGACCGGGTCATCCTCCCGATCTGGATCGTGGTCTTGAGCGTGATCCCTGGGTCGACGGTGTCCGCCTACGAACAGCTCTACCCCACTGCGGCTGCCCGAGCGTCTCTTAACGCAGGCACGGGAAGCAATCCGTCGGTCGCCGTCCTCTACGGACCGGCCTTTGACCTGTCGACGCCTGGCGGCTGGAGCGCGTGGCGGTACGGCTCGTTCCTGGCGCTGTTCATCGGACTCTTCGCGATCTTCACGGTCACCCGGCACACACGCGCAGAAGAGGACTCAGGGCGGCTAGAGCTACTGGGATCCGCCGTAGTGGGCAGGTATGCCGCTCTTACGGCAGGCATGGTGATCGCTGGAGCTTCCAGCCTCCTCATAGGAGTGTTGATCGCCGCAGGCATGGCTGGCGCCGGTTTGCCTGCCGCAGGGGCGTTCACGCTAGGGCTGGCCATCGCCGGTACGGGCCTAGTGTTCACCGCGATCGCCGGGGTGACCGCGCAGCTCACCGAGTACTCCCGGTCAGCCAATGGCATAGCCACCACCATCCTCGGTGCAGCCTTCTTGCTGCGCGCGCTAGGCGACTCGACACCGTCCGCGAGTTGGGTGTCGTGGCTGTCGCCCTTGGCGTGGCCGCAACAAGCTAGGCCGTTCGTAGCCGACAAGTGGTGGGTTTTCCTGCTGGCTACAGGTGTCGCCGCTGTCATCGCCGCAGTCGCCTACCGACTGGTGCCGCTAAGAGACATCGGCGCGGGGCTCTGGCCCTCGCGGCCCGGTCCGGCTTCCGCGCCCAAGTCACTGTCGAGCCCGTGGGGACTGGCGTGGCGGCTGCAACGCGGATCGCTGCTGGGGTGGACGGCCGCCGTTGTCGTCATGGGCGTCATCTTCGGCGCGATCGCCGACGGCATTGGCGGGCTCGTCGGAGACAGCGAACAGGTCAAGCAGATCATGGAACGGATGGGCGGCACCCAGGGACTCGTGGACGCCTACTTGTCCGCGATCATCGGCCTCTTCGGGATGCTCGGCGCTGTCTATGCGGTGCAAGCTGCCCTACGAATGCGGTCGGAAGAGACGGCAACACACGCGGAATCAGTACTCGCGACCGCGGTGGGGCGCGCTCAATGGGCCGGTAGTCACCTGGCTTTCGCGGTACTCGGCCCCGTAGTGCTCCTAGCGGCATCCGGACTGTCCGCTGGTCTTGCGCACGGTCTACGCGCGGGCGATATCGGGCACCAGCTTTCCCACACACTCGCGGCCTCTATGGCGCAATTGCCTGCGGTGTGGGTGGTCGCCGGTATCGCAGCGTTGCTGTACGGCGCTTGGCCGAAGCTGGCGGTTGCGGGCTCGTGGACCGTAGTCGCGGTGGCAGTGCTGCTCGCGTTGTACGGCCCGGTCATCGGTCTGGCACAGGCCGTACTAGACGTGTCACCGTTCGTGCACGTGCCCAAGCTGCAACCCGGGACCGAGTTCGTGGCGACGCCCTTGTTCTGGCTGACCGGCGTCGCAGTGGTCGCGGTGGCGGCAGGTTTGACCACGTTCCGCCGCCGCGACATCGGCTGA
- a CDS encoding MFS transporter, with the protein MAATGQRPSALPREVWVIVAANFIIAVGFGLVAPALPSFARSFDVSVTAASIVVSAFAVTRLAFAPVSGRLVTRLGERKVYLTGLTIVAVTTGACAFATHYWQLVALRALGGTGSTMFTVSGIALLIHLTPSDVRGKASGLWGTSFLLGNVAGPLVGGGLIGISLRAPFLVYATALMVAVGTVWLFLRKSTLITPASHDTAPVMPLREALRNSGYTAALTSSFVNGWAVFGVRVSLVPLFITEVLHRDGTFAGTALSVFAAGNVVMLLVSGRLSDRWGRKPLILVGLVVSAGGTIWFGFTETVGEFLVATVVAGLGTGMLTPPQQAVVADVMGKSRGGQVLATFQMAADVGAILGPVVAGVLADRLSFGSAFLVTGAMAVVAALVWLPARETLNRAANDEALAEVTDAERPREAAQ; encoded by the coding sequence GTGGCAGCGACAGGGCAACGGCCATCCGCGCTACCCCGCGAGGTGTGGGTCATCGTCGCGGCGAACTTCATCATCGCCGTCGGGTTCGGCCTGGTGGCGCCCGCGTTGCCCAGCTTCGCCCGCAGCTTCGACGTCAGCGTCACCGCGGCGTCCATCGTGGTCAGCGCCTTCGCCGTGACCCGCCTCGCGTTCGCACCTGTCAGTGGCAGGCTCGTCACCCGACTCGGTGAACGCAAGGTGTACCTAACGGGTCTGACCATCGTCGCGGTCACCACCGGTGCCTGCGCTTTCGCCACGCACTACTGGCAACTCGTCGCCCTACGCGCACTCGGCGGCACGGGGTCGACGATGTTCACAGTCTCCGGAATCGCGCTGCTCATCCACTTGACGCCATCTGACGTGCGCGGCAAGGCGTCAGGCCTCTGGGGGACGAGTTTCCTGCTGGGCAACGTGGCTGGGCCATTGGTCGGCGGTGGACTGATCGGCATCTCGTTGCGCGCGCCGTTCCTCGTCTACGCGACCGCGCTCATGGTCGCTGTTGGCACGGTGTGGCTGTTCCTGCGCAAGTCCACCCTGATCACGCCGGCAAGCCATGACACCGCGCCGGTCATGCCACTGCGAGAGGCACTGCGCAACAGCGGTTACACGGCCGCGTTGACCTCCAGCTTTGTCAATGGTTGGGCTGTCTTCGGGGTGCGTGTCTCCCTGGTGCCGTTGTTCATCACAGAAGTCCTGCACCGGGATGGCACCTTCGCCGGGACCGCGCTATCGGTGTTCGCCGCGGGCAACGTGGTGATGTTGCTGGTGTCGGGGCGGTTGTCGGACCGCTGGGGTCGCAAGCCGCTCATCCTGGTCGGGCTGGTGGTTTCCGCGGGCGGGACCATCTGGTTCGGTTTCACCGAGACGGTCGGCGAGTTCCTGGTCGCGACCGTCGTCGCCGGTCTGGGCACCGGGATGCTGACCCCGCCGCAACAGGCCGTCGTGGCCGACGTGATGGGCAAATCCCGTGGTGGGCAGGTGCTCGCGACCTTCCAGATGGCCGCCGACGTCGGTGCCATCCTGGGTCCGGTTGTCGCGGGTGTGCTGGCGGACCGGCTTTCTTTCGGCTCGGCTTTCCTGGTGACCGGGGCGATGGCCGTGGTCGCGGCCCTGGTCTGGCTGCCTGCCAGGGAAACGCTCAACCGCGCCGCGAATGACGAGGCACTCGCCGAAGTCACCGACGCCGAGCGACCGCGCGAGGCCGCTCAGTAG
- a CDS encoding family 20 glycosylhydrolase — MRRTWRVVVVTAVALLAVPAAAAPAAPVATVEPGVQRLLPRPVAAVATGRSPFTLTEDSGIVARGAARPVAEYLADLLRPATGYRLPITGGRPGRGDIVLDLGRGKAPEGHAAEGYRLVTDERAATISADTPAGLFNGVQTLRQLLPAWVESGRRVDGPWRAQAAEISDYPRFGYRGVMLDVARSYLTVAEVKRYIDTAVLFKVNTLHLHLTDDQAWRIAITQPRDNPSGLDYGALTRVGSLGGADRYANGTPLGTGPAIRGSYTQRDYSEIVAHARSRFVTVVPEIDGPGHTNAALASIPKLNPDGVTKPMNNTADVGYSTLDANSPVTYEFLRTVLGQIAKLTPGPYLHIGGDEALVTGHDNYLTYLRTLLPEVAALGKLPMGWNEYAAVDLPPGAVIHFWRGATLADTLKQVARGAKVVMSPAGTTYLDQKYDPSSPIGLSWACRNACDFDRYYDWEPVRDGLTESDVIGVAGPLWSETIRGLAQAEWLSHPRLASIAEIGWTQRSARDLTDFTARLASLGSRLTIAGVNFRPSPAVAWTTDIDAPDQRARTLRGEVARFTAPTAATPTAVLDHGDGTTANATVTPTTPAGPLAAPGLWKVTAAEHRYARPGTYRATLTITTPTGVATTRFTIRTHP, encoded by the coding sequence ATGCGGAGGACATGGCGCGTGGTGGTGGTGACGGCGGTGGCGCTGCTGGCGGTACCGGCCGCCGCGGCACCGGCGGCGCCGGTCGCGACCGTCGAGCCCGGGGTGCAGCGGTTGCTGCCCCGGCCGGTGGCGGCAGTGGCGACCGGGCGCAGCCCGTTCACGTTGACCGAGGACAGCGGCATCGTCGCGCGGGGTGCGGCCAGACCGGTCGCCGAGTACCTCGCCGACCTGCTGCGCCCGGCGACCGGGTACCGGCTGCCGATCACCGGCGGGCGTCCCGGGCGCGGCGACATCGTGCTGGACCTCGGCCGCGGCAAGGCCCCGGAGGGCCACGCCGCCGAGGGGTACCGGCTGGTCACCGACGAGCGCGCGGCGACCATCTCCGCCGACACCCCGGCGGGCCTGTTCAACGGCGTGCAGACCCTCCGGCAGCTGCTGCCCGCCTGGGTGGAGAGCGGGCGCAGGGTCGACGGGCCGTGGCGGGCGCAGGCCGCGGAGATCAGCGACTACCCCCGGTTCGGCTACCGGGGCGTCATGCTCGACGTGGCGCGCAGCTACCTGACCGTCGCCGAGGTCAAGCGCTACATCGACACCGCGGTGCTGTTCAAGGTCAACACCCTGCACCTGCACCTGACCGACGACCAGGCCTGGCGGATCGCGATCACCCAGCCCAGGGACAACCCCTCCGGCCTGGACTACGGCGCGCTCACCCGGGTCGGGTCGCTCGGCGGCGCCGACCGGTACGCCAACGGCACCCCGCTGGGCACCGGTCCGGCGATCCGCGGCTCCTACACCCAGCGCGACTACTCGGAGATCGTCGCGCACGCCCGGTCCCGGTTCGTCACGGTGGTGCCCGAGATCGACGGGCCCGGGCACACCAACGCCGCGCTGGCCTCGATCCCGAAGCTGAACCCGGACGGCGTCACCAAGCCGATGAACAACACCGCCGACGTCGGCTACTCGACGCTGGACGCCAACTCCCCGGTCACTTACGAGTTCCTGCGCACCGTGCTCGGCCAGATCGCCAAGCTCACCCCCGGCCCGTACCTGCACATCGGCGGGGACGAGGCGCTGGTGACCGGGCACGACAACTACCTGACCTACCTGCGCACCCTGCTGCCGGAGGTCGCCGCGCTCGGCAAGCTGCCGATGGGCTGGAACGAGTACGCCGCGGTCGACCTGCCGCCGGGCGCGGTGATCCACTTCTGGCGCGGCGCGACGCTCGCGGACACCCTCAAGCAGGTGGCCAGGGGCGCGAAGGTCGTCATGTCGCCCGCTGGCACCACCTACCTCGACCAGAAGTACGACCCGAGCAGCCCCATCGGCCTGAGTTGGGCCTGCCGCAACGCCTGCGACTTCGACCGCTACTACGACTGGGAGCCGGTGCGCGACGGGCTCACCGAGTCCGACGTCATCGGCGTCGCGGGCCCGCTGTGGTCGGAGACGATCCGCGGCCTGGCCCAGGCGGAATGGCTGAGCCACCCGCGCTTGGCGTCCATCGCGGAGATCGGCTGGACCCAGCGGTCCGCTCGCGACCTCACCGACTTCACCGCCCGCCTGGCGTCGCTGGGCAGCAGGCTCACCATCGCCGGGGTCAACTTCCGCCCCAGCCCCGCCGTCGCGTGGACCACCGACATCGACGCCCCCGACCAACGCGCCCGCACCCTGCGCGGTGAGGTGGCCCGCTTCACCGCCCCGACCGCCGCCACCCCCACCGCCGTCCTCGACCACGGCGACGGCACCACGGCCAACGCCACCGTCACCCCGACCACCCCCGCGGGCCCCTTAGCCGCCCCCGGCCTGTGGAAGGTCACAGCCGCCGAACACCGCTACGCCCGCCCCGGCACCTACCGGGCGACCCTCACCATCACCACCCCCACCGGCGTGGCCACCACCCGCTTCACCATCCGCACCCACCCCTAG
- a CDS encoding ABC transporter ATP-binding protein — protein sequence MTTAISVSGLVKTFGRTRALDGLDLTVETGEVHGFLGPNGAGKSTTIRVLLGLLRADAGTTTLLGGDPWRDATDLHRRLAYVPGDVSLWPNLSGGEVIDLLGRLRGGLDQRRRAELLERFDLDPRKKGRTYSKGNRQKVALVAALASDIELLVLDEPTSGLDPLMESVFQECVREERDRGRTVLLSSHILAEVETLCDRVSIIRAGTTVETGTLSELRHLTRTSISAELASPPNGIAQLPGVHDVVVEGNRVKFDVDTRDLDTALRALTESGVRSLTSQPPTLEELFLRHYQDEPVGTR from the coding sequence ATGACAACGGCAATCTCGGTGTCCGGCCTGGTCAAGACCTTCGGTCGGACCCGCGCGCTGGACGGCCTCGACCTGACGGTCGAGACCGGGGAGGTCCACGGCTTCCTCGGCCCCAACGGCGCGGGCAAGTCCACCACCATTCGAGTGCTGCTCGGCCTTCTGCGCGCCGACGCGGGCACCACCACGCTGCTCGGCGGCGACCCGTGGCGCGACGCCACCGACCTGCACCGCCGCCTCGCCTATGTGCCCGGTGACGTCTCGCTGTGGCCGAACCTGTCCGGCGGCGAGGTCATCGACCTGCTCGGCAGACTGCGCGGCGGGCTCGACCAGCGCCGACGCGCGGAGCTGCTGGAGCGGTTCGACCTGGACCCGCGCAAGAAGGGCCGCACCTACTCCAAGGGCAACCGGCAGAAGGTGGCCCTGGTCGCCGCCCTCGCCTCTGACATCGAGCTGCTCGTCCTGGACGAGCCGACGTCCGGGCTCGACCCGTTGATGGAGTCGGTCTTCCAAGAGTGCGTGCGCGAGGAGCGCGACCGCGGTCGCACGGTTCTCCTGTCGAGCCACATCTTGGCCGAGGTCGAGACCCTGTGCGACAGGGTCAGCATCATCCGCGCCGGTACGACCGTCGAGACGGGAACTCTTAGCGAGCTTCGGCACCTCACGCGCACGAGCATCAGCGCGGAGCTGGCGAGCCCGCCCAACGGGATCGCTCAACTCCCGGGTGTGCACGACGTGGTCGTAGAGGGCAACCGGGTCAAGTTCGATGTCGACACCCGCGACCTCGACACCGCACTACGCGCGCTCACCGAGTCGGGCGTCCGCTCACTGACCAGCCAACCGCCGACGCTGGAAGAGCTGTTCCTACGGCACTACCAAGACGAGCCGGTAGGCACCCGATGA